The following coding sequences lie in one Candidatus Planktophila sulfonica genomic window:
- a CDS encoding YebC/PmpR family DNA-binding transcriptional regulator — protein MSGHSKWATTKHKKAVIDGRRAKNFAKLIKAIEVAARNGGPDVDGNPTLFDAIAKAKKNSMPADNIERAVKRGAGLESGGADWQTIMYEGYGPNGVAIMIECLSDNRNRAASEVRVAVTRNGGSMADPGSVSYLFNRKGVIIVNKAVGATEDSILEAALDAGVEEVNDLGESFEVVCEASDLVAARTALQTAGIDYESADSSFLPSMQIPLDAEGAQKVFELIDAIEELDDVQNVFSNFDVSDEVMASLS, from the coding sequence ATGTCAGGCCATTCCAAGTGGGCAACAACTAAGCATAAGAAGGCTGTCATCGATGGCCGTCGCGCTAAGAACTTCGCGAAGTTAATTAAGGCGATTGAAGTTGCTGCGCGCAATGGTGGACCTGATGTAGATGGAAACCCAACGCTCTTTGATGCAATCGCAAAAGCAAAGAAGAATTCAATGCCTGCTGACAATATTGAGCGCGCAGTAAAGCGTGGCGCAGGACTCGAATCAGGTGGTGCTGATTGGCAGACAATTATGTACGAAGGTTATGGACCAAATGGTGTTGCCATCATGATCGAATGTCTTTCAGATAACCGAAATCGTGCTGCCTCTGAAGTTCGTGTAGCTGTTACGCGCAATGGTGGATCTATGGCTGACCCAGGTTCAGTTTCATACCTCTTTAATCGCAAAGGCGTCATCATCGTCAACAAGGCAGTTGGAGCAACAGAAGATTCAATTCTTGAAGCAGCGCTCGATGCTGGCGTTGAAGAGGTAAACGATCTCGGTGAATCATTCGAAGTGGTCTGCGAAGCTAGTGACCTGGTTGCTGCTCGTACCGCACTTCAGACTGCCGGTATTGATTACGAATCTGCGGATTCATCATTCCTACCTTCGATGCAGATTCCACTTGATGCCGAGGGCGCTCAAAAAGTGTTCGAACTCATCGACGCCATTGAAGAGCTCGATGATGTGCAGAACGTCTTCTCTAACTTCGATGTCTCAGACGAAGTTATGGCGAGCCTTTCTTAA
- a CDS encoding phosphatidylinositol mannoside acyltransferase, giving the protein MKDRITLIAYLLGWWIVRTLPEKTAYSLFYSIGELTHRRNGKSIQRLRSNLHQVKPELNEIELETLVAQSMSSYMRYWCDTFRIQNWSTERIRKTVTTTNENFLLDPMNDCRGVVVALPHSGNWDHAGAYFCSLGIPLVTVAERLKPEALFQKFLRHRESMGFEVLSLDSRSFITLVKRAKEKRLIALVADRDLSQSGIDVNFFGSNARMPAGPALLAVKTGIPLVVAHVSYTQTGIHIDFHEVQVPTQGSETERIEETVQIIAELFSVGISQHPEDWHMLQRIWVDARNESSEGSN; this is encoded by the coding sequence ATGAAAGATCGCATTACGCTCATCGCCTATCTTCTTGGGTGGTGGATTGTTAGAACGCTGCCAGAGAAGACGGCTTATTCACTCTTCTATTCGATAGGCGAACTCACTCATCGTCGCAATGGAAAGAGCATCCAAAGACTTCGCTCCAATCTCCATCAAGTGAAGCCAGAGCTCAATGAGATTGAACTTGAGACGCTGGTCGCTCAATCAATGTCGTCTTATATGCGTTATTGGTGCGACACCTTCCGTATTCAAAATTGGAGCACGGAAAGAATCCGCAAGACTGTCACAACGACCAATGAGAATTTCTTGCTCGATCCTATGAATGATTGCCGGGGAGTAGTTGTCGCGCTGCCTCATTCTGGAAACTGGGATCACGCTGGTGCTTATTTCTGTTCGCTAGGTATTCCTTTAGTGACAGTGGCCGAGCGCTTAAAACCAGAAGCGCTGTTTCAGAAGTTCTTGCGCCATAGGGAATCAATGGGCTTCGAGGTCCTTTCTCTTGATAGCAGGTCTTTCATTACTCTCGTGAAGCGGGCCAAAGAGAAGCGATTGATCGCACTTGTTGCCGACAGGGATCTATCTCAATCAGGGATCGATGTTAATTTCTTCGGCAGCAATGCGCGTATGCCAGCTGGTCCGGCTTTATTGGCAGTCAAAACAGGAATCCCACTTGTTGTTGCCCACGTCTCTTATACGCAAACCGGAATACATATTGATTTCCATGAAGTACAGGTGCCGACCCAAGGAAGTGAAACTGAGCGCATTGAAGAGACAGTGCAGATTATTGCGGAACTTTTCTCCGTTGGGATTTCACAGCATCCTGAAGATTGGCATATGCTGCAAAGGATCTGGGTCGATGCTCGTAATGAAAGTTCTGAAGGGAGCAATTGA
- the pdxS gene encoding pyridoxal 5'-phosphate synthase lyase subunit PdxS, with product MSEATGTARVKRGMAEMLKGGTIMDVVNVEQAKIAEDAGACAVMALERVPADIRAQGGVARMSDPDMIQQIQAAVSIPVMAKVRIGHFVEAQILETLNVDYIDESEVLTPADYTNHIDKWGFKIPFVCGATNLGEALRRINEGAAMIRSKGEAGTGDVSNAMMHMRTIGAEIRRLTSMREDELYVAAKELQAPYALVKEVAETGKLPVVLFTAGGIATPADAALMMQMGADGVFIGSGIFKSGNPAQRAAACVKATTFYNDAKVLAEVSRGLGEAMVGINVSDIPVPHRLADRGW from the coding sequence ATGTCTGAAGCAACTGGCACAGCACGCGTAAAGCGCGGAATGGCTGAAATGCTCAAGGGCGGCACCATCATGGATGTCGTCAATGTTGAACAGGCGAAGATTGCCGAAGATGCCGGCGCATGTGCAGTGATGGCGCTTGAGCGCGTACCCGCAGATATTCGCGCGCAAGGCGGAGTTGCTCGTATGTCAGATCCCGACATGATCCAACAGATTCAGGCTGCGGTTTCTATTCCAGTTATGGCAAAGGTTCGTATCGGCCACTTTGTTGAGGCGCAGATACTCGAGACTCTTAATGTTGATTACATTGATGAATCCGAAGTGCTTACACCGGCGGATTACACCAACCACATTGATAAGTGGGGCTTCAAGATTCCTTTCGTCTGTGGTGCTACAAATCTCGGTGAAGCACTGCGTCGTATCAACGAAGGTGCCGCAATGATTCGCTCAAAGGGTGAAGCAGGTACCGGCGATGTTTCCAATGCGATGATGCACATGCGCACAATCGGAGCTGAAATTCGACGCCTTACCTCAATGCGCGAAGATGAACTTTATGTAGCAGCCAAGGAACTCCAGGCGCCTTACGCTCTTGTTAAGGAAGTAGCCGAGACCGGAAAACTTCCCGTAGTTCTATTTACTGCTGGCGGAATCGCAACTCCTGCAGATGCTGCACTCATGATGCAGATGGGCGCAGACGGTGTTTTCATCGGATCAGGAATCTTCAAGTCCGGAAATCCTGCGCAACGTGCAGCTGCATGCGTGAAGGCAACAACTTTCTATAATGATGCGAAGGTCCTCGCTGAGGTTTCACGTGGACTTGGTGAAGCAATGGTGGGAATCAACGTTTCAGATATTCCTGTTCCACATCGCCTCGCTGATCGCGGCTGGTAA
- a CDS encoding DUF3048 domain-containing protein, which produces MALAVLNPNNPLLSKLPFIEDSPTNSISGLPGGDGPVLVVKIDDTRQAHPQIGLEDADIIYIEQVEGGLTRLAAIFSSNIPTHIGPVRSARISDIELLEQYGNVAFAYSGAQKKMRPVIEAANLEDLGAQSQSSTIYTTDPNRIQPYAMVLRADLLMQQMSERDLPVALSKSMGWKFGDAPDGGMDIKSAHLSWPASSYDAHWSEDEERWLLDHVGVPNISASGKRLGAKTLVIQLVSITDSIYKDKVGGVTPFSATVGVGRGYILRDGKAFEANWSRDNASSGTTWRTPGGEEIAFAKGQIWVALTDKEPVFTKKTSDAGIKSSK; this is translated from the coding sequence GTGGCGTTAGCAGTTCTTAACCCAAATAACCCACTTCTTTCAAAGCTTCCATTTATTGAAGATTCGCCCACTAATTCAATTAGTGGCTTACCTGGGGGTGATGGCCCGGTTTTGGTTGTGAAGATAGATGACACTCGCCAAGCTCATCCACAAATTGGTTTGGAAGATGCTGACATTATCTATATTGAACAAGTAGAAGGTGGCCTTACCCGACTAGCTGCAATTTTTTCATCAAATATTCCAACCCATATTGGTCCAGTTCGTTCTGCACGAATTTCAGATATCGAACTTCTTGAGCAGTATGGAAATGTGGCTTTTGCCTATAGCGGTGCACAAAAGAAGATGCGACCGGTAATTGAAGCCGCAAATCTTGAAGATCTCGGTGCACAGAGTCAGTCGTCAACTATCTACACAACCGACCCCAACCGTATTCAGCCATATGCAATGGTGCTAAGAGCGGATTTGCTCATGCAACAGATGTCAGAACGAGATTTGCCTGTCGCTCTTTCAAAGTCCATGGGTTGGAAATTTGGTGATGCGCCAGATGGTGGAATGGATATCAAATCTGCTCATCTTTCTTGGCCGGCTAGTTCCTACGATGCACATTGGTCTGAAGACGAAGAGCGATGGTTACTTGATCATGTTGGAGTTCCGAATATTTCTGCCTCAGGAAAGCGACTTGGTGCGAAGACGCTTGTTATCCAATTAGTGTCGATTACTGATTCGATTTATAAAGACAAAGTTGGCGGAGTTACTCCGTTCTCAGCAACCGTGGGTGTTGGTCGCGGATATATCTTGCGGGACGGAAAAGCCTTTGAAGCGAATTGGTCCCGCGACAATGCGAGCTCGGGTACTACATGGCGAACCCCAGGTGGTGAAGAGATTGCCTTTGCTAAAGGCCAGATCTGGGTCGCGCTCACCGATAAAGAGCCTGTATTCACCAAAAAAACCTCGGATGCGGGAATCAAGAGTTCAAAGTAG
- the pdxT gene encoding pyridoxal 5'-phosphate synthase glutaminase subunit PdxT has protein sequence MKVGVLALQGDFREHLKAVADCGHAPVDVRRVSELESVDALILPGGESTTIVHLAQNFDLYQPIRDSISKGLPVYGSCAGMILLADRIVDGIKDQKSFGGLDITVRRNAFGRQVDSFESDLNFNGKSLHAVFIRAPWVEEVGPGVEVLSTAADHPVAVRQGNLLATSFHPELTEDLAVHRYFFEEICKGR, from the coding sequence ATGAAAGTTGGCGTACTTGCTCTGCAAGGTGATTTTCGCGAGCACCTGAAAGCAGTCGCTGATTGTGGCCATGCACCTGTAGATGTTCGTCGAGTATCCGAGCTTGAAAGTGTGGATGCGTTAATTCTTCCTGGGGGAGAGTCAACAACAATTGTTCATCTCGCTCAGAATTTCGATCTCTATCAACCAATAAGAGATTCCATCTCTAAGGGATTGCCTGTGTACGGTTCATGCGCAGGAATGATTCTTTTAGCCGATCGCATTGTCGACGGAATCAAGGATCAGAAATCTTTTGGTGGTCTGGACATTACAGTTCGTAGAAATGCATTTGGAAGACAAGTTGATTCCTTTGAATCCGATCTGAACTTCAACGGAAAATCACTGCACGCTGTCTTTATCCGAGCTCCATGGGTCGAAGAGGTGGGCCCGGGGGTTGAGGTTCTTTCCACTGCCGCCGACCATCCGGTTGCCGTTCGCCAAGGCAACCTGCTCGCAACGAGCTTTCATCCCGAACTCACTGAAGATTTAGCCGTGCACCGCTACTTCTTTGAAGAGATCTGCAAAGGCAGATAA
- a CDS encoding glycosyltransferase family 4 protein — protein MPLSKKRIGIVCPYGWDTPGGVQSHVGDLAEYLIRQGHYVSVLAPAIDEENLPDYVTSAGRPISIPYNGAVARVLFGPIAFARVRQWINNGSFDVLHLHEPAIPSISLLACWAAEGPMVGTFHAAAKRQKVTFAVAPILEPVIEKLTARIAVSEAARETLTEHLETDAIVVPNGIYADRYRDGSIDKRWTGNTIGFIGRFEEKRKGLDILAAALPAVISRYPDVKVFIAGPGDSEAALKEIDPSLHSRFTFLGRISEEEKANFLASVALYIAPNTGGESFGIILAEALAGGASVVASDIPAFDSLLGHGQYGTLFESENSADLSEKIIDLLGDEGKRRAIAQRGKLYAQEFDWDVVAEKIYDVYEMAMVGGSTVSLSSENRAWNKFLGR, from the coding sequence ATGCCGTTATCTAAGAAACGAATCGGAATTGTCTGCCCTTATGGATGGGATACACCGGGAGGCGTACAAAGCCACGTCGGAGATCTCGCAGAGTATTTAATCCGTCAAGGACATTACGTTTCAGTTCTGGCTCCAGCAATCGATGAAGAGAACCTTCCAGATTATGTAACCAGCGCAGGTCGTCCGATTTCAATTCCATATAACGGAGCCGTAGCACGCGTTCTCTTCGGACCGATTGCTTTTGCTCGAGTTCGACAGTGGATTAACAATGGAAGTTTCGATGTATTGCACCTACATGAGCCTGCAATTCCTTCGATCTCTCTGCTGGCATGCTGGGCAGCCGAAGGGCCAATGGTCGGAACATTTCATGCTGCAGCAAAGCGTCAGAAAGTCACTTTTGCGGTGGCCCCGATTCTCGAACCTGTGATTGAAAAACTGACCGCGAGAATCGCCGTCAGTGAAGCGGCACGTGAAACACTGACTGAGCATCTTGAAACTGATGCGATTGTTGTGCCCAATGGAATTTACGCAGATAGATACCGAGATGGTTCGATTGATAAGCGATGGACAGGCAACACAATCGGTTTTATTGGTCGTTTCGAAGAGAAGCGCAAAGGGTTAGACATTCTGGCTGCAGCTCTTCCCGCAGTAATTTCTCGATATCCAGATGTGAAAGTTTTCATTGCTGGTCCTGGCGATAGTGAGGCGGCGCTGAAGGAGATCGATCCCTCGCTACATTCACGATTTACTTTTTTGGGACGCATCAGTGAAGAGGAGAAGGCGAATTTCCTTGCCTCGGTCGCTCTCTACATCGCACCCAATACTGGTGGAGAATCTTTCGGAATCATTCTTGCCGAAGCGTTGGCCGGCGGTGCGAGCGTAGTAGCCAGTGATATCCCTGCCTTTGATTCACTCCTGGGGCACGGTCAATATGGAACGCTCTTTGAATCAGAGAACTCAGCCGATTTATCAGAAAAGATTATTGATCTGCTGGGTGATGAGGGCAAACGCCGAGCAATTGCACAGCGCGGGAAGCTTTACGCCCAAGAGTTCGATTGGGATGTGGTCGCTGAGAAGATTTATGATGTCTATGAAATGGCGATGGTTGGTGGATCAACTGTTTCGCTTTCGTCTGAAAACCGCGCATGGAATAAGTTCTTGGGGAGATAG
- the ruvC gene encoding crossover junction endodeoxyribonuclease RuvC — MSHMQRRVLGVDPGLTRCGVGIVEGAIGKPLSLVGVGVILTPADAPLEQRLLQLESELEEWIATHKPDVIAVERVFSQHNVRTVMGTGQAAGIALLVAARRGIPVMMHTPSEVKAAVTGSGRANKAQVAEMVKRLLNLEVIPKPVDSTDALALAICHIWRGGGNSKIEAALKAEKSRLAKLVGK, encoded by the coding sequence ATGAGCCATATGCAGCGACGAGTCTTGGGTGTAGACCCAGGGTTAACTCGTTGTGGCGTGGGAATCGTTGAAGGTGCAATCGGTAAGCCGCTCTCGCTCGTTGGGGTTGGGGTCATCCTCACTCCAGCTGATGCGCCACTTGAACAGCGCTTACTCCAGCTCGAATCAGAACTTGAAGAGTGGATAGCAACTCATAAACCAGACGTGATTGCCGTAGAACGGGTTTTCTCTCAACATAATGTTCGCACCGTCATGGGTACAGGTCAGGCGGCAGGAATCGCTCTCCTTGTTGCAGCGCGTCGCGGCATCCCCGTAATGATGCACACTCCTTCAGAAGTTAAAGCTGCGGTCACTGGATCAGGACGAGCCAATAAAGCACAAGTTGCCGAAATGGTGAAACGGTTATTGAATCTAGAAGTGATTCCGAAACCGGTCGACAGCACTGACGCTTTAGCGTTAGCCATTTGCCATATCTGGCGCGGTGGCGGTAACTCTAAAATTGAAGCCGCTCTTAAGGCCGAGAAATCTCGTCTTGCAAAGTTGGTGGGCAAATGA
- the secF gene encoding protein translocase subunit SecF codes for MAKLSGFGGRLYSGEISFNIVENRKRWYSISAVFIIASMAALGFQGLHLGIEFKGGASYTINKASVTVEQARASVENIGIPGEVIVQKIGDSKIRIQTGSLTSAESQAVENALTSTFNVTAESIDTQLVGPSWGKEITKKALYGLIAFLLAVMLFLAMAFEPKMAIAAIVAVVHDVFITVGIYALVGFDVTPATVIGFLTILGYSLYDTVVVFDKVRENTKSVAANSKMTYSQAANLAVNQTLVRSANTSIIALLPVGAILFVGAGLLGAGTLKDLSLALFIGLAVGTYSSVFIAPPFLAQLREKEPAMQALAKRVAARGGAPVVAEVKAARPSTGSGPRNQPKRKGRK; via the coding sequence ATGGCTAAACTTTCAGGTTTCGGTGGCCGTCTCTACTCAGGCGAGATTTCATTTAACATTGTTGAGAACCGCAAGCGTTGGTATTCAATTTCTGCTGTCTTCATCATCGCCTCAATGGCAGCCCTTGGTTTTCAAGGCCTACACCTAGGTATCGAGTTCAAGGGTGGAGCTTCTTACACAATCAATAAGGCTTCCGTCACTGTAGAACAGGCGCGCGCATCAGTTGAAAATATCGGCATTCCGGGTGAAGTTATCGTCCAGAAGATCGGTGATTCAAAGATTCGCATTCAAACTGGATCTTTGACTTCAGCTGAATCTCAAGCCGTCGAGAACGCTTTGACTTCAACTTTTAACGTAACTGCAGAATCAATTGATACTCAATTAGTTGGACCTTCATGGGGTAAGGAAATTACCAAGAAGGCTCTTTACGGATTGATCGCATTCCTTCTTGCAGTAATGCTCTTCCTGGCTATGGCCTTCGAACCTAAGATGGCTATTGCTGCGATCGTTGCCGTGGTGCACGACGTATTCATAACAGTGGGTATTTACGCACTTGTTGGATTCGATGTAACGCCAGCAACGGTTATTGGCTTCCTCACCATCCTTGGATATTCGCTCTATGACACCGTGGTTGTCTTCGATAAGGTCCGCGAAAATACAAAGTCAGTTGCTGCAAATAGCAAGATGACCTATTCGCAGGCAGCTAACTTGGCTGTAAACCAGACTCTTGTTCGCTCTGCTAACACATCGATTATCGCTCTTCTTCCAGTAGGAGCAATTCTCTTCGTGGGCGCAGGACTTCTTGGTGCAGGAACTCTTAAGGATCTCTCGCTCGCACTCTTCATCGGTCTTGCGGTGGGAACATACTCATCTGTATTTATCGCACCTCCATTCCTTGCTCAACTTCGCGAGAAGGAGCCAGCAATGCAGGCTCTTGCAAAGCGAGTTGCAGCTCGTGGTGGCGCACCTGTAGTTGCTGAAGTTAAGGCGGCTCGTCCTTCAACAGGTAGCGGTCCTCGTAACCAACCAAAGCGCAAGGGTCGCAAGTAA
- the ruvA gene encoding Holliday junction branch migration protein RuvA: MISLINGIVRSISSDRAVVEVGGVGLAVSLTSQTTAQLNLGTPVQLFTSLVVREDSLTLFGFLDEESRSAFELVQTVSGIGPKVALAILGAHTPQSLAVAIAQEDIKAIEKVPGIGRKGAQRLILELKGKISDFGSVDHKQIHQPVWREQLTSALISLGFTAKDSDSAITAVVSQYADNGIDAQSVDISELLKAALQSGRRA, translated from the coding sequence ATGATTTCTCTAATTAATGGGATCGTTCGATCGATCTCGAGTGATCGCGCTGTCGTGGAAGTGGGTGGGGTTGGGTTAGCTGTCTCGCTTACTTCACAAACAACTGCGCAACTTAATTTAGGTACTCCAGTTCAGCTCTTCACTTCCCTTGTTGTTCGCGAGGACTCGCTTACCCTCTTTGGATTCCTTGATGAGGAAAGTCGTTCAGCATTCGAATTGGTACAGACAGTCTCAGGTATTGGCCCAAAGGTAGCTCTAGCCATTCTTGGAGCCCACACTCCACAATCTCTAGCCGTTGCAATTGCGCAAGAAGATATCAAGGCAATCGAGAAGGTGCCCGGCATAGGTCGTAAGGGAGCCCAACGATTGATTCTCGAACTCAAAGGAAAGATCTCTGATTTCGGAAGTGTTGATCATAAACAGATTCACCAACCTGTCTGGCGCGAACAACTTACCTCAGCACTCATCTCACTCGGTTTCACAGCTAAGGATTCAGATTCTGCAATCACAGCAGTTGTTTCGCAGTATGCAGATAACGGTATTGATGCGCAGAGCGTTGATATCTCCGAACTTCTCAAGGCTGCTCTCCAAAGTGGACGGCGTGCATAA
- the secD gene encoding protein translocase subunit SecD, whose product MSTPTKPMKTSGRPVRALALLAVIIFGLLATALIQGATSVRLGLDLRGGTSVTLQPRASNDSNKVTSEAIDQAVSIIRQRVNSLGVAESEVTAQGSGANRQIVISVPGDSGRRVVDLVGQTAELRFRQVLAESAALGGTSASAATPVGGVSAEVNARFAALDCTNPANLQGSGADSPSDVIVACARSGASKYILAPAEVLGRQVSKASAGIDQQGTSAWYVMLTFNGEGTSAFGALTSRVTTLPSPQNQVAIVLDGLVVSAPVINEAIPSGNAQITGSFSQVEANDLANVLKYGALPLAFDRGEVQQVSPTLGADQLEAGLLAGALGIGLVFIFSLLYYRALGLVTVGSLLIAGLLLYLIFLVLGGAIGFTLTLAGIAGAIVAIGITADSFIVFFERIRDEAREGRSLRSAVESGWARARHTIIVADMVSILSAVLLYFFAVGGVRGFALTLGITTLIDLIVVFIFTKPLVTLIAKTNFFSSGHPLSGFSAKSIGKSNPASPLEA is encoded by the coding sequence ATGTCCACACCTACAAAACCTATGAAGACTTCGGGCCGCCCAGTTCGTGCCTTGGCTCTCTTGGCCGTCATTATCTTCGGCCTACTAGCCACAGCTCTGATCCAGGGAGCGACTTCGGTTCGCCTCGGCCTCGATCTTCGCGGAGGTACAAGCGTCACGCTGCAACCTCGCGCATCTAATGATTCGAATAAGGTCACATCCGAAGCGATTGACCAAGCTGTTTCAATTATTCGCCAGCGTGTTAACTCACTCGGTGTTGCTGAATCAGAAGTAACAGCACAGGGAAGTGGAGCCAACCGCCAAATCGTTATCTCTGTTCCAGGAGATTCAGGTCGACGTGTGGTCGATCTTGTTGGTCAGACAGCTGAACTTCGCTTCCGCCAAGTATTGGCTGAATCTGCTGCACTCGGCGGAACAAGCGCATCTGCAGCAACACCTGTCGGTGGAGTATCTGCAGAAGTAAATGCTCGCTTTGCTGCTCTTGACTGTACAAACCCTGCAAATCTCCAAGGTTCAGGCGCTGATTCACCATCAGATGTCATTGTTGCTTGTGCGCGCTCAGGTGCGAGCAAGTACATATTGGCTCCTGCAGAAGTACTCGGTCGCCAAGTTTCAAAGGCATCTGCTGGAATAGATCAGCAGGGAACCAGCGCTTGGTATGTAATGCTCACATTTAACGGCGAAGGAACTTCAGCATTTGGTGCGCTTACTTCACGCGTGACAACTTTGCCATCACCGCAGAATCAGGTTGCAATCGTTCTCGATGGACTTGTTGTATCTGCTCCAGTTATTAATGAAGCTATTCCTTCAGGAAATGCTCAGATCACTGGCTCGTTCTCACAGGTTGAGGCTAATGACCTTGCCAACGTTCTTAAGTACGGTGCACTGCCACTGGCATTCGATCGTGGTGAAGTACAGCAAGTTTCACCAACACTGGGCGCTGACCAGCTTGAAGCAGGTCTTCTCGCAGGAGCGCTTGGTATCGGACTTGTATTCATCTTCTCTCTTCTTTATTACCGTGCACTCGGATTAGTAACTGTTGGCTCATTGCTCATCGCAGGGTTGCTCCTGTATCTCATCTTCCTGGTTCTTGGAGGAGCAATCGGATTTACGCTCACCTTGGCTGGAATTGCTGGAGCAATCGTGGCAATCGGTATTACAGCTGACTCGTTCATCGTCTTCTTCGAACGTATTCGAGATGAAGCACGTGAAGGTCGCTCACTTCGATCTGCAGTAGAAAGTGGTTGGGCGCGAGCACGTCACACAATCATCGTCGCGGATATGGTCTCGATTCTTTCCGCTGTTCTTCTCTACTTCTTCGCTGTAGGCGGAGTTCGTGGATTCGCGCTGACACTCGGAATCACAACTCTTATCGACCTTATTGTCGTCTTCATCTTTACCAAGCCGCTGGTAACGCTGATCGCGAAGACGAACTTCTTCTCATCAGGTCATCCGCTCTCAGGCTTCTCAGCCAAGAGCATCGGAAAATCTAACCCTGCATCACCATTGGAGGCATAA
- the ruvB gene encoding Holliday junction branch migration DNA helicase RuvB: MSEERLVNPQSGNDDAAAEHALRPKTLGDFIGQHRVREQIDVLLTAARKRDAAADHILLSGPPGLGKTTLAMILASEMQAPIRISSGPAITHAGDLAAILSSLVEGEIFFLDEIHRLPRPAEELLYLAMEDFRVDVVVGKGPGATAIPLQLPRFTLVGATTRAGLLPSPLRDRFGFTAHLDFYEESELEEVISRSATLLGLTIDKSAIAEIASRSRGTPRIANRLLRRVRDFAQVQGSNALSHQHAKAALDMYEVDAKGLDRLDRSVLIALIERFGGGPVGLSTLAIAVGEETETVESVAEPFLVRNGFMARTPRGRIATAMGWEHVGRTPPAGIATLFDTPAPDA, translated from the coding sequence ATGAGCGAAGAGAGATTAGTTAATCCTCAAAGCGGAAATGATGACGCGGCTGCTGAACACGCCCTTCGCCCGAAGACGCTGGGGGATTTCATTGGGCAGCACCGAGTTCGCGAACAAATTGATGTTCTCTTAACGGCAGCACGTAAACGAGATGCGGCAGCAGATCACATTCTTCTTTCTGGTCCACCTGGGCTCGGCAAAACAACACTTGCAATGATTCTTGCTTCTGAGATGCAAGCTCCAATTCGCATCTCAAGCGGCCCTGCGATTACACATGCCGGAGATCTTGCTGCGATTCTCTCCTCTCTTGTCGAAGGCGAGATCTTTTTCCTGGATGAAATTCATCGTCTTCCGCGACCTGCAGAAGAACTTCTCTACTTAGCAATGGAGGATTTCCGGGTTGATGTAGTTGTAGGCAAGGGACCAGGGGCAACCGCTATCCCTCTTCAACTTCCGCGCTTTACTTTGGTGGGTGCTACAACTCGCGCCGGATTACTTCCTTCACCGCTTCGTGATCGTTTTGGATTCACCGCTCATTTAGATTTCTATGAAGAGTCAGAACTTGAGGAAGTTATTTCGAGAAGCGCGACTCTTCTGGGCCTCACAATTGATAAATCTGCGATCGCTGAAATTGCCAGCCGTTCTCGCGGAACACCTCGCATTGCAAACCGTTTACTCCGACGAGTCCGCGACTTCGCGCAGGTGCAAGGATCTAATGCACTTTCACATCAACATGCGAAGGCAGCACTTGATATGTATGAAGTAGATGCCAAAGGGCTCGACCGCCTGGATCGTTCAGTTTTGATTGCGCTCATCGAGCGATTTGGCGGGGGACCGGTGGGTCTTTCGACTCTGGCAATCGCGGTAGGTGAGGAGACTGAAACAGTTGAATCTGTTGCCGAACCATTCTTGGTCCGTAATGGCTTTATGGCGCGCACTCCACGCGGCCGTATCGCCACAGCGATGGGGTGGGAGCATGTGGGACGAACACCACCTGCTGGAATCGCCACCCTTTTCGACACGCCTGCGCCCGACGCATAG